A window of the Tunturibacter empetritectus genome harbors these coding sequences:
- a CDS encoding SDR family oxidoreductase: MSSPPVVVITGASAGLGRAIAHAYAKRGAKLGLLARSSEALAAAQRECHEFGGQAIFISVDVSDAEAVERAASQIEQELGPIDIWINNAMVSVFSPVKDMEASDYKRVTDVLYLGFVYGTLSALRRMLPRNRGTIVQIGSALSYRSIPLQSAYCASKHAINGFTDSLRCELFHDHSNVRLTAVHMPAMNTTQFGWVKNRMPHNTQPVPPIFEPEIAAEVVVAAGLAKHPRREYWVGAPTIAAILAQKVVPGLLDRYLGRTGYKAQQLMDEPSDPNAPNNLYEPVAGAHNTRGKFDDRSKHTSAEVFLSMHRTWLVLGAAALVGAGVAAFGGRRRS; the protein is encoded by the coding sequence ATGAGCTCACCACCTGTTGTTGTGATTACGGGAGCGTCTGCTGGTCTGGGCCGCGCAATTGCGCATGCTTATGCCAAACGCGGCGCAAAACTAGGTCTTCTAGCCAGAAGTTCAGAGGCACTCGCTGCGGCTCAGCGCGAATGCCATGAGTTTGGCGGCCAAGCAATCTTCATTTCCGTCGATGTCTCGGACGCTGAGGCGGTGGAACGGGCAGCTAGCCAGATTGAGCAGGAGTTGGGTCCAATCGATATATGGATCAACAACGCCATGGTCAGTGTGTTCTCTCCAGTCAAAGACATGGAGGCATCTGACTACAAGCGTGTTACAGACGTGTTGTATCTCGGGTTCGTTTATGGAACATTATCCGCTTTGCGCCGGATGCTGCCGCGCAATAGGGGAACAATCGTTCAAATTGGCTCCGCGCTTTCGTATCGTTCGATTCCTTTGCAATCGGCCTACTGCGCGTCCAAACACGCCATCAATGGCTTTACTGACTCACTTCGTTGTGAACTGTTTCATGATCACAGCAACGTTCGACTCACCGCCGTACACATGCCCGCGATGAATACGACTCAGTTTGGCTGGGTAAAGAATCGGATGCCGCACAATACCCAACCCGTCCCTCCAATCTTCGAACCGGAGATCGCCGCGGAAGTAGTAGTGGCTGCGGGATTAGCGAAACATCCTCGTCGTGAATATTGGGTGGGCGCACCAACGATCGCCGCGATCCTCGCCCAGAAGGTGGTTCCAGGCTTGCTTGATCGATATCTCGGCAGGACAGGATACAAAGCGCAACAGCTGATGGATGAGCCTAGCGATCCGAATGCTCCCAACAACCTGTACGAACCAGTCGCAGGAGCGCACAATACGCGTGGCAAGTTCGACGACCGATCCAAACATACCAGTGCAGAGGTCTTCCTCTCCATGCACCGTACGTGGCTTGTTCTTGGGGCTGCGGCTCTGGTCGGCGCAGGCGTTGCTGCGTTTGGCGGAAGGAGACGTTCGTGA
- a CDS encoding GlsB/YeaQ/YmgE family stress response membrane protein, translating to MFIIWWIIVGLIAGFLTGKLMKGSGFGPLMDIVVGIVGAIVGGFIMRTLGFADQGGLIYTIIVAIVGAVILTLLVRLVTGGRARNL from the coding sequence ATGTTTATTATCTGGTGGATTATTGTCGGTCTGATTGCAGGCTTTCTCACGGGGAAGCTTATGAAGGGGAGCGGTTTTGGTCCCCTAATGGATATCGTCGTCGGCATCGTTGGAGCAATTGTCGGCGGTTTTATCATGCGCACGCTTGGTTTTGCTGATCAAGGTGGACTGATTTATACGATCATTGTTGCCATCGTTGGAGCTGTGATTCTTACTTTGCTGGTGAGACTTGTCACTGGCGGAAGAGCCCGAAATCTGTAG
- a CDS encoding Crp/Fnr family transcriptional regulator encodes MVIARSSLVDLSVRQTLSDAGGPPKLAYFLLSGFASEVVQLADGEFVEIGLVGNEGLTGSYYLLGPSSSLHRCFIQTTGTAYEIPFSELENLFAASPDLRSGVLKYVQHQIAHLAQTAACNRVHDAAPRFARWLLTIQDRSRAAEFSLTQDFLAQMLGIGRPTLNIVARSFEKAGLVGHRRGTVQILNRTGLRAIACLCYETTRQVLVKLYA; translated from the coding sequence ATGGTTATTGCCAGGTCCAGCCTTGTCGATTTGTCCGTTCGGCAAACCCTTTCAGACGCAGGCGGGCCTCCAAAACTAGCCTATTTTCTTCTCTCCGGCTTTGCGTCGGAAGTGGTCCAACTTGCCGACGGGGAGTTCGTAGAAATAGGGCTGGTGGGAAACGAGGGGCTGACCGGCAGTTACTATCTTTTGGGACCATCGTCATCGCTCCATCGCTGTTTCATCCAAACCACGGGGACAGCGTATGAGATTCCGTTCTCTGAGTTAGAAAATCTCTTCGCAGCTTCTCCGGATCTGAGAAGTGGTGTCCTGAAATACGTACAACATCAGATTGCGCACTTGGCGCAAACAGCAGCTTGCAATCGAGTGCATGACGCGGCTCCGCGCTTTGCCCGTTGGCTCCTAACTATCCAAGACCGGAGTCGAGCGGCGGAGTTCTCTCTTACTCAGGACTTTCTCGCACAGATGCTAGGGATTGGAAGGCCAACCTTGAATATCGTCGCCAGGTCTTTTGAAAAGGCCGGATTGGTAGGCCATCGCCGCGGAACGGTTCAGATCCTTAACCGAACTGGTCTCCGAGCTATCGCTTGTCTGTGCTACGAAACCACGCGGCAGGTGTTGGTCAAGCTTTACGCATAA
- a CDS encoding BON domain-containing protein: MSTKLQNLRKSAMTCCVLMALCFLPVALPAQDQAQPAASPAADNSARNKARQTTADQQKENTADRLTSKKIRQSIMADKSLSTYAHNVKIITQDGAVTLKGPVKSEEERQNIASKTAAIVGQDKVTNQLTVKQ, translated from the coding sequence ATGTCAACAAAGCTTCAAAACCTACGGAAATCGGCTATGACCTGTTGTGTGCTCATGGCGCTGTGCTTTCTGCCTGTTGCACTACCTGCTCAAGACCAGGCACAACCTGCCGCTTCTCCTGCTGCAGACAACTCAGCGAGGAACAAAGCGCGACAAACGACCGCGGACCAGCAAAAAGAAAACACAGCAGACCGCCTTACAAGCAAGAAAATCCGTCAATCAATCATGGCGGACAAATCGCTTTCGACATATGCGCACAACGTGAAGATCATCACTCAGGATGGAGCCGTAACGTTAAAGGGGCCTGTCAAATCCGAAGAGGAGAGGCAGAATATCGCCTCCAAGACAGCGGCTATCGTTGGTCAGGACAAAGTGACAAATCAGTTAACGGTCAAACAATAA
- a CDS encoding AI-2E family transporter translates to MNRKSNLTETAQLLRIVTLVVIVAALYFGKSVFIPLALAFLLSLLLAPLMTLLGKLRIPRIGAVLIIATGLCLLAFAFAWKLSMEVTDLTLQLPTYKATLEQKIHAVGALRGSNFSKVSDALGDLEKDLKPQNESTQQDRGKKPLPGASLQRPLAVEVVPESHTFAFLESAVESMGSAGLVVIFTIFVLIGREDLRNRFIHLSSGGRLHVMTQALDEATRRIQRYLLLQSMVNAIFGLVVGIGLYFIGIPEAWLWGLLAAILRFLPYIGAPASAAVPILLSLAVFPGWKHCFGTTAFFLALELVVANFVEPLLYGAQVGLSSLAILVAAVFWTLIWGFPGLILATPLTVSLVVMGRYVPSLSFLDTLLGDEPEISKSGLYYQRLLASDQAEARQVLEQYLETKHLDDLYTEVLIPALSLVEQDRHRNELDDATLAFIMQSTRELIEELGESAPVEATNRQLLGSDAESRIACIPARDEADEVVGMLLCQSLDRAGLVSQSIPTGPVAEMLSAVADLDPVVVCISALPPFAIEHTRTLYHKLRAKFPEINIIICLWQFAGDLEKTQRRLKTSNGHPVFFTLPEVLEHVKDKLLQPKAGSTSTVELDGAVLLADEERISDSV, encoded by the coding sequence ATGAACCGAAAATCGAATCTGACCGAGACGGCGCAGCTGCTTCGGATCGTTACCCTTGTCGTTATTGTTGCTGCCCTTTACTTTGGTAAGAGCGTATTCATCCCGCTCGCGCTGGCCTTCCTTCTTTCTTTGCTCTTAGCCCCCTTGATGACACTTCTGGGAAAACTCCGCATCCCGAGGATAGGCGCGGTTCTCATCATCGCTACCGGTTTGTGTCTATTAGCTTTTGCATTTGCGTGGAAACTATCCATGGAAGTTACCGATCTGACACTTCAGCTGCCGACGTATAAGGCAACGCTCGAGCAGAAGATCCATGCTGTGGGGGCTCTCCGAGGTTCGAATTTCAGCAAGGTTTCCGACGCTCTTGGAGATCTGGAAAAGGATCTTAAGCCGCAAAACGAGTCGACGCAGCAAGATCGCGGCAAGAAGCCGCTCCCTGGCGCTTCCCTTCAGAGGCCCCTAGCGGTTGAAGTCGTTCCCGAATCTCATACCTTTGCTTTCCTTGAAAGCGCCGTAGAATCCATGGGTTCAGCGGGCCTGGTTGTCATCTTCACAATCTTCGTATTGATCGGGCGTGAGGATCTGCGTAACAGGTTCATTCACCTTTCGAGTGGAGGCCGACTCCATGTAATGACACAGGCACTGGATGAAGCCACCAGACGTATTCAGCGTTATCTGCTTCTGCAATCGATGGTGAATGCAATCTTTGGACTGGTGGTGGGAATTGGCCTTTACTTCATCGGAATTCCTGAAGCTTGGCTCTGGGGCCTCTTAGCAGCGATCCTTCGCTTTTTGCCCTACATTGGAGCTCCCGCTTCTGCAGCGGTACCGATTTTGTTGTCACTTGCGGTCTTCCCGGGGTGGAAACATTGCTTCGGTACCACCGCATTTTTTTTAGCTTTAGAACTGGTTGTTGCCAACTTCGTGGAACCTCTGCTCTATGGCGCCCAGGTCGGTCTGTCTAGTCTAGCTATCCTTGTTGCAGCCGTCTTTTGGACGCTAATATGGGGCTTTCCCGGCCTAATCCTGGCGACACCCTTGACTGTTTCGCTGGTCGTTATGGGGCGATATGTTCCCAGTCTCAGCTTCCTAGACACTCTTCTGGGAGATGAACCCGAAATCTCAAAAAGCGGACTTTACTATCAGCGGTTACTCGCCTCTGATCAGGCCGAGGCTAGACAAGTCTTGGAGCAATACCTTGAAACTAAGCACCTCGACGATCTGTACACTGAAGTCCTGATACCTGCTCTTAGCCTGGTCGAACAGGACCGCCATCGCAACGAGCTAGACGATGCAACTTTAGCATTCATCATGCAGAGCACCCGAGAGCTCATTGAAGAGCTTGGGGAATCCGCACCCGTTGAAGCGACTAACCGACAGCTATTAGGATCGGATGCCGAGAGCCGCATCGCGTGCATCCCGGCACGGGATGAGGCGGATGAGGTCGTGGGAATGCTCCTCTGTCAGTCGCTGGATCGAGCAGGGCTCGTCAGTCAGAGCATCCCCACCGGGCCTGTTGCTGAGATGCTCTCCGCAGTGGCTGATCTTGATCCTGTGGTCGTCTGTATCTCGGCTCTACCGCCCTTTGCCATCGAACACACCCGAACCTTGTATCACAAACTTCGGGCCAAATTTCCGGAGATCAACATCATCATTTGTCTATGGCAATTTGCGGGCGATCTTGAGAAGACACAGCGTCGATTAAAGACGTCGAACGGGCACCCAGTATTCTTCACGCTACCTGAAGTGCTTGAGCACGTGAAAGATAAGCTGCTCCAACCTAAGGCCGGTTCAACAAGCACCGTTGAACTAGACGGTGCAGTACTACTTGCAGATGAAGAGAGAATTTCAGACTCGGTCTGA
- a CDS encoding gluconate 2-dehydrogenase subunit 3 family protein: MITKEKIDPSYLALIDSDRVSTPTREVLLKRLRSSDEPGRKTALSTGEKKILQALAECVTPMPDRSIDFATCIDARLAVGQGKGWRYSELPPDLTAYRGALAAIDRYARREFRACFAELLSEKKNQVLRVIESGEMEAGEPDSGVDVASLSATQMQRWFEDLRGDVTGIYMSHPETLAQLGYSGIADGADSAALSGFVQLGLGKVEGWEPKAKVRENES; encoded by the coding sequence ATGATCACAAAAGAGAAAATCGATCCTTCTTATCTAGCTCTCATTGACTCCGACCGCGTAAGCACTCCGACGCGTGAGGTCCTGTTGAAGCGGCTCCGATCTTCAGATGAGCCAGGCAGAAAGACGGCCCTATCGACGGGCGAAAAAAAGATACTCCAGGCGCTCGCGGAATGCGTAACGCCGATGCCCGATCGTTCTATCGATTTCGCAACGTGCATTGATGCGCGGTTGGCGGTGGGACAAGGAAAGGGATGGCGTTATTCGGAGCTACCACCAGATCTGACGGCTTATCGCGGAGCCTTAGCGGCGATCGATCGGTATGCGCGCAGAGAGTTTCGGGCGTGTTTTGCTGAATTGCTCTCAGAGAAGAAGAACCAGGTCCTGAGGGTGATCGAAAGCGGAGAGATGGAGGCGGGCGAGCCTGATTCTGGTGTTGACGTCGCGAGTCTCAGCGCAACTCAGATGCAAAGGTGGTTCGAGGATCTGCGGGGGGACGTTACGGGGATTTATATGTCACACCCTGAGACCCTGGCACAGTTAGGGTATAGCGGGATCGCGGATGGAGCAGACTCGGCGGCATTATCCGGTTTCGTTCAATTGGGTCTCGGCAAGGTTGAGGGGTGGGAGCCGAAGGCAAAGGTGCGGGAGAATGAATCTTGA
- a CDS encoding general stress protein yields MAGKNTAAFAIFSTRKAAELAVDQLTTAGFSNDDVSVLMSDKEGSKDFATEKNTKAPEGTATGVGVGGVVGGTLGLLAGIGALAIPGVGPLIAAGPIMASLAGLGIGGAVGGLVGALVGMGIPEYEAKRYEGRVNDGGILLSVHCDSSDEVSRAKDILKAAGGEDVASSGEKSVSSHTVASANESPEQAALHHLGTDRPGATRTADDVLIDREKTKATY; encoded by the coding sequence ATGGCAGGAAAGAATACAGCAGCATTCGCAATATTCTCTACTCGTAAGGCCGCGGAATTAGCAGTCGATCAGCTAACAACCGCCGGTTTTTCTAACGATGATGTTTCAGTCTTGATGTCTGACAAAGAGGGATCCAAAGACTTCGCGACTGAGAAGAACACGAAGGCCCCTGAAGGAACTGCGACTGGCGTCGGAGTCGGTGGCGTGGTTGGAGGCACGCTCGGTTTGCTGGCAGGCATCGGAGCGTTGGCAATTCCTGGAGTCGGTCCTCTTATTGCCGCAGGTCCGATCATGGCCTCACTGGCGGGGCTTGGCATCGGCGGGGCAGTAGGGGGTTTAGTCGGTGCACTCGTTGGCATGGGCATCCCGGAATACGAGGCCAAACGCTACGAAGGGCGTGTCAATGACGGTGGCATTTTGCTATCGGTTCATTGTGACAGCTCTGATGAAGTATCCCGTGCCAAGGATATTCTCAAGGCTGCCGGCGGTGAAGACGTCGCATCGTCAGGGGAAAAGAGCGTCAGCAGCCACACCGTTGCGTCTGCAAATGAAAGCCCAGAGCAGGCCGCTTTACATCACTTAGGAACGGATCGGCCCGGCGCCACGCGAACTGCGGATGACGTTCTGATCGACCGGGAAAAGACTAAAGCAACTTATTAA
- a CDS encoding GMC family oxidoreductase — MNLDSMRRYGTDEVVDAVVIGTGAGGAPLLAKLARAGLRVVAFEAGRNWDPGRDFATDEVAASELYWLGERLSAGNTPTAFGGNNSGTGVGGSMLHWGAFVPRADPRDFRIHSEFGIGVDWPMRVDDLRPYYEKLERFFGVSGPALYPWDPERRYPLLPVPLNAPAELMQRGFRELGLRTSEAPVAAVSSDYQQEGYEARHACVNRGYCHQGCRNGAKASMDVTYLPAAVKAGAEIRPECFVHNFELNNQGRVSAVIYRHGDENIRQRCKVVFLCAGAVETPRLLLHCNGGHGEGLGNSSGQVGRNFMAHVATQVWGTFADETRPNKGFPASLISEDTIRPAQAGFAGGYLTQSLGIVPVTWSMQVARGRGLWGKPLVDYLQQYNHVAGIGINGDCLPSENNFLELSEESDALGMKKARVHFSYGENELRMSRHAQDLMTAAWKAAGATDIWTFQRSAHTIGTCRMGDNPNTNVVDPNGRSFDVPNLWICDNSVFPSALPANPALTIMALSLRTADIFLQDGEWR; from the coding sequence ATGAATCTTGATTCGATGCGGCGATATGGAACGGACGAAGTAGTAGATGCAGTAGTGATCGGCACGGGCGCGGGTGGAGCGCCATTGTTGGCGAAGCTGGCTCGTGCTGGATTGCGAGTAGTTGCTTTCGAAGCTGGACGCAACTGGGATCCGGGACGTGATTTTGCGACTGACGAAGTTGCAGCCTCGGAGCTTTATTGGCTTGGCGAACGGCTTAGTGCAGGAAACACTCCGACGGCGTTCGGTGGTAACAATAGCGGCACAGGCGTTGGCGGCTCAATGCTTCACTGGGGAGCGTTTGTACCACGGGCTGACCCGCGTGATTTTAGGATTCATTCTGAATTCGGCATAGGTGTTGACTGGCCGATGAGGGTGGACGATCTGAGGCCCTATTACGAAAAGCTCGAAAGGTTCTTCGGAGTCTCAGGTCCGGCACTATATCCCTGGGACCCGGAGCGAAGGTATCCGCTGCTCCCTGTACCTTTGAATGCACCCGCAGAACTGATGCAGCGAGGCTTTCGCGAACTTGGCCTCCGCACCAGCGAGGCGCCGGTGGCTGCTGTCTCTAGCGATTACCAGCAGGAAGGGTATGAGGCCCGACACGCCTGCGTGAATCGCGGATACTGCCATCAAGGCTGTCGCAACGGCGCGAAAGCCAGCATGGATGTGACCTATCTCCCCGCAGCCGTTAAAGCTGGCGCAGAGATCCGGCCTGAATGCTTTGTGCACAACTTCGAACTCAACAATCAGGGAAGAGTGAGTGCCGTAATCTATCGGCATGGCGATGAGAATATTCGACAGCGCTGCAAGGTTGTGTTCCTGTGCGCTGGAGCGGTCGAGACACCGCGGCTCCTCTTGCATTGCAATGGAGGGCATGGGGAAGGACTCGGCAACTCCAGCGGACAGGTCGGTCGCAACTTCATGGCACATGTGGCTACGCAGGTATGGGGGACGTTCGCCGATGAAACCCGGCCGAACAAAGGCTTTCCCGCGTCTCTGATCAGCGAAGACACGATTCGGCCTGCACAGGCAGGCTTCGCCGGCGGTTACCTCACTCAAAGCCTGGGCATCGTTCCGGTCACATGGTCGATGCAAGTGGCGCGAGGGCGCGGCCTTTGGGGTAAACCGCTCGTCGATTACTTGCAACAGTACAACCACGTCGCCGGTATTGGGATTAACGGCGATTGCCTTCCATCTGAAAACAATTTCCTTGAACTATCCGAGGAGAGCGATGCCCTGGGTATGAAGAAGGCACGTGTTCACTTCAGTTATGGCGAGAACGAACTGCGTATGAGTCGACATGCCCAGGATCTCATGACGGCTGCCTGGAAGGCCGCCGGGGCAACCGACATCTGGACCTTCCAACGATCGGCACACACAATCGGCACGTGCCGTATGGGCGACAATCCAAATACGAATGTGGTCGATCCGAACGGACGGAGCTTCGATGTGCCAAATCTATGGATTTGCGACAACTCTGTCTTCCCGTCTGCACTACCCGCAAACCCCGCACTCACGATCATGGCGCTGTCCCTGCGGACAGCAGATATATTTCTTCAGGATGGGGAATGGCGATGA
- a CDS encoding DUF1440 domain-containing protein → MNIQRPSQHFIAQGLLAGLIGGVGGSAAKLIGEAVYPPRTQGQDPPPAVLAEKVVGHPLSETHKEIATQFFHWTLGTSIAGAYGVAAEFSPIVTVGYGVAFGIAVMLGTHESTLPLLGLDKPPTQQPLREHTSELATHSLYGFVVEFIRRRLIKRWRAVAS, encoded by the coding sequence ATGAACATTCAGCGCCCGTCCCAACATTTCATCGCTCAAGGCCTTCTGGCTGGATTAATTGGCGGCGTGGGAGGTTCAGCAGCTAAGTTGATCGGTGAGGCTGTTTATCCTCCGAGAACGCAAGGGCAAGACCCCCCTCCTGCTGTCTTGGCGGAGAAAGTCGTCGGTCATCCGCTTAGTGAGACTCATAAAGAAATTGCAACCCAATTCTTTCACTGGACACTTGGAACGAGTATCGCTGGAGCGTACGGAGTGGCGGCGGAGTTTTCGCCTATCGTAACGGTTGGCTACGGCGTGGCGTTTGGGATCGCGGTCATGCTGGGTACCCATGAATCGACACTTCCTCTCCTGGGTCTCGACAAACCGCCGACGCAGCAGCCGTTGCGAGAGCACACAAGCGAACTTGCGACCCATTCTCTCTACGGTTTTGTCGTGGAGTTTATTAGAAGGCGCCTCATTAAGCGGTGGAGGGCTGTTGCATCCTAA
- a CDS encoding glycoside hydrolase family 15 protein, giving the protein MAMSQSMPIQELPATFSRLQLGIEDYAVIGDCRSAALVSTEGSIDWLCWPCFDSPSMFAYLIGPENGGSWQICPATTFTTSRKYVHDTNVLQTTFETQTGTVRLTDFMPVAGEEFTSGRLVPQRELIRILEGVTGEVEINVQFNPRPQYGTKKPDIQDNGKLGLRVDIPGAVVRLQSQMEFKLNPSGATGMTNIQAGDRLSFSLTFATDAPAALAFPEGSLAALTRTIDWWQMWSAKCSYSGEYREAVLRSVLALKMLHFAPSGAFVAAATTSLPEQIGGDKNYDYRYCWLRDASVAVHVLCGTGHELEAEAFVEWMLHATRLTQPKLMVVYDVYGNIVGEEKELPRLSGYRSSVPVMMGNSARSQVQMDLYGEVICASAKLYKGKGKLDRDTAKTIVNFGNYVCKHWREPDAGIWEPRGEPVLHTHSLLLCWVALDELVKFAETGTIDVKQIEAFKKTRNEIRTFIETQSWNDRIRSYASEPGSEKMDSSLLLMSFHNFHEASSERLQGTYNRIKNELGAGGSLLYRNRPDGRGTFPEEGAFGICGFWAVEHLAMGGGSLKQAEETFEELLRYANDVGLFAEEIDPKSGAALGNFPQAFTHIGLISAALAIEKRRKEVAEDVRNSARQWIEAKQ; this is encoded by the coding sequence ATGGCGATGAGTCAATCCATGCCGATTCAGGAGCTTCCGGCCACCTTTTCTCGCCTCCAGCTTGGAATTGAGGATTACGCAGTCATTGGGGATTGCCGCTCGGCCGCGCTGGTTTCGACCGAGGGGTCGATTGATTGGCTTTGCTGGCCGTGCTTTGACAGCCCTTCAATGTTTGCTTATCTCATAGGGCCAGAGAACGGAGGCAGCTGGCAGATCTGCCCCGCGACTACCTTCACCACAAGCCGAAAATACGTGCACGACACAAACGTGCTCCAAACAACATTCGAGACTCAGACGGGAACCGTTCGATTGACCGATTTCATGCCGGTTGCCGGAGAAGAATTCACATCCGGCCGTCTCGTTCCTCAGCGGGAACTGATCCGTATCCTCGAAGGAGTGACCGGAGAAGTAGAGATCAATGTGCAATTCAATCCGCGACCCCAGTATGGAACAAAGAAGCCCGATATCCAAGATAACGGGAAGCTCGGTCTTCGCGTTGACATCCCGGGCGCGGTTGTTCGCTTACAAAGCCAGATGGAGTTTAAGCTCAATCCCTCCGGTGCGACCGGTATGACCAATATCCAAGCGGGAGATCGACTATCTTTCTCGCTGACTTTCGCGACTGATGCGCCCGCGGCACTCGCATTTCCTGAAGGGTCACTCGCTGCGCTCACTCGAACCATCGACTGGTGGCAGATGTGGTCTGCGAAGTGTTCTTACTCCGGGGAATATCGTGAAGCCGTCTTGCGAAGTGTGCTGGCGCTTAAGATGCTCCATTTTGCTCCCTCTGGAGCGTTCGTTGCCGCTGCGACAACTTCGCTGCCGGAACAGATCGGCGGCGACAAGAACTACGACTACAGATATTGCTGGCTGCGCGACGCTTCTGTGGCTGTCCATGTGTTGTGCGGCACGGGTCACGAGCTTGAGGCTGAAGCCTTTGTCGAATGGATGCTTCATGCGACGCGTCTGACGCAACCTAAGTTAATGGTAGTGTATGACGTCTACGGAAATATCGTGGGCGAAGAGAAAGAGCTGCCGCGCCTGTCCGGCTACAGGAGTTCGGTCCCGGTTATGATGGGAAACTCGGCCCGCTCGCAAGTGCAGATGGACCTCTATGGGGAGGTCATCTGCGCCTCGGCGAAGCTGTACAAGGGCAAAGGCAAGCTCGACCGGGACACCGCAAAAACAATCGTCAATTTCGGCAATTATGTATGCAAACACTGGCGCGAACCGGACGCGGGAATCTGGGAGCCAAGGGGTGAGCCGGTCTTGCATACACATTCTCTTCTGTTATGTTGGGTGGCGCTCGACGAGCTTGTTAAATTTGCAGAGACCGGGACGATCGACGTAAAGCAGATCGAAGCGTTCAAAAAGACTCGGAATGAAATCCGCACTTTTATCGAAACCCAATCCTGGAACGACCGCATCCGTAGTTACGCTAGTGAGCCGGGGTCGGAGAAGATGGACTCTAGTCTTCTGCTCATGTCATTCCACAACTTCCACGAAGCTTCTTCAGAGCGGCTTCAAGGCACCTATAACCGCATCAAGAATGAGCTAGGTGCGGGCGGGTCCCTCCTCTACCGAAATCGACCGGACGGTAGAGGTACATTCCCTGAGGAAGGAGCTTTCGGCATCTGCGGTTTTTGGGCAGTTGAGCATCTGGCCATGGGCGGAGGTAGCCTGAAACAAGCAGAGGAAACCTTTGAAGAACTTCTCCGGTACGCGAATGATGTCGGCTTGTTCGCCGAAGAGATCGACCCGAAGAGCGGTGCCGCGCTGGGAAACTTCCCACAGGCTTTTACACATATTGGTCTGATCAGCGCTGCACTTGCCATTGAAAAACGACGAAAAGAAGTTGCAGAGGACGTGAGAAATAGCGCACGTCAATGGATCGAGGCGAAGCAATGA
- a CDS encoding alpha/beta fold hydrolase — protein sequence MERQTAYESDTKVLLKQSPGKDNAGLSLVVMPFLGGSWKEWAEVIELLSPRLQCVGIDLPGFGDAAEVNGYSVALMADYIIARLKTLKLKRFVLAGHSMAGKVSMVVALRAKNDPELAGLAGLVLVASSPASPEPMSDDKRTEMQARLGKPGNSYRKHAEKFIQENSAQTLPSHVFTRAVSDVLRMNCAAWNAWLDSGSKEDWAERVGELNLPALVVAGDKDKALGFDAQAKLVMPHLPHAQLKVLAGAAHLLPMERPQELAKLIADFADRIVPDFERRG from the coding sequence ATGGAAAGACAAACAGCCTATGAATCTGATACGAAAGTGCTCCTGAAACAATCTCCTGGCAAAGACAACGCTGGTCTTTCTTTGGTAGTAATGCCGTTTCTCGGCGGCAGTTGGAAGGAATGGGCGGAGGTGATCGAACTGCTTTCCCCCCGATTGCAGTGTGTCGGCATCGATCTGCCCGGATTTGGTGATGCCGCAGAGGTCAACGGATACTCGGTTGCGCTCATGGCCGATTACATTATCGCGCGACTGAAAACCCTGAAGCTCAAGCGCTTCGTGCTGGCGGGACATAGCATGGCTGGCAAGGTTTCCATGGTCGTTGCACTTCGTGCGAAGAATGACCCGGAACTCGCGGGGTTGGCAGGCTTGGTATTGGTAGCATCGTCGCCGGCGTCTCCCGAGCCTATGAGCGACGACAAGCGGACTGAGATGCAGGCCAGACTCGGGAAGCCGGGAAACAGTTATCGAAAGCATGCCGAGAAATTCATTCAAGAAAACTCAGCCCAGACACTCCCGTCCCACGTCTTCACACGTGCAGTCTCCGATGTGTTGCGCATGAACTGTGCGGCGTGGAATGCATGGCTTGACTCCGGGAGCAAAGAGGATTGGGCGGAGCGCGTGGGAGAACTGAATTTACCGGCACTTGTCGTGGCGGGAGACAAAGACAAAGCGCTGGGTTTTGATGCGCAGGCAAAGCTGGTAATGCCTCATCTTCCCCATGCACAACTGAAGGTGTTGGCCGGTGCAGCTCATCTCCTTCCTATGGAACGGCCGCAGGAACTGGCGAAGCTTATCGCCGACTTCGCAGATCGCATCGTACCGGATTTCGAGAGGCGAGGGTGA